Proteins encoded by one window of Corvus cornix cornix isolate S_Up_H32 chromosome 27, ASM73873v5, whole genome shotgun sequence:
- the KCNH4 gene encoding potassium voltage-gated channel subfamily H member 4 isoform X1, whose translation MPVMKGLLAPQNTFLDTIATRFDGTHSNFILANAQGRCGFPIVYCSDGFCDLTGFARTEVMQKNCSCRFLCGAETSEPILQSIEKALDSRQEYQTEVCFYKKSGAAFWCRLDIMPIKNEKGEVVLFLFSFKDITDSRGRSYPGDKKEEKQRSEKQRSKKPGNSHLRAARRQGQTMLHRLSSQFVRRDRGEMKINRNVFENKPSIPEYKVASVQKSRFILLHYSIFKALWDWLILLATFYVAITVPYNVCFTGTEDSLSAARSTIVSDIAVEMLFILDIILNFRTTYVSQSGQVVYDPRSICIHYVATWFFVDLIAALPFDLLYIFNVTVTSLVHLLKTVRLLRLLRLLQKLDRYSQYSAMVLTLLMSMFALLAHWMACIWYVIGRKELESNDPRTWEIGWLHELGKRLEAPYINNSLGGPSIRSAYIASLYFTLSSLTSVGFGNVCANTDTEKIFSICTMLIGALMHAVVFGNVTAIIQRMYSRRSLYHTRMKDLKDFIRVHHLPQQLKQRMLEYFQTTWSVNNGIDANELLHDFPDELRADVAMHLNKDILQLPIFETASRGCLRSLSLHIKTSFCAPGEYLLRQGDALQANYFVCSGSLEVLKDNVVLAILGKGDLIGADLCSTDQVIKTNADVKALTYCDLQHIGLRGLCEVLQLYPEYASKFTADIHQDLTFNLREGSEMEVGACPPSQAPSCPHGPGAAHGNGRGVCALPAHSPQTPRLGWGLQLCHLGMQVCPVLALHNPGNLQRKHLQCRRLR comes from the exons ATGCCGGTGATGAAGGGGCTGCTGGCGCCGCAGAACACTTTCCTGGACACCATCGCCACCCGCTTCGATGGCACAC ACAGCAACTTCATCCTGGCAAACGCACAGGGCCGCTGTGGCTTCCCCATCGTCTACTGCTCTGATGGCTTCTGCGACCTCACCGGCTTTGCCCGCACCGAGGTCATGCAGAAGAACTGCAGCTGCCGCTTCCTCTGCGGGGCTGAGACCAGCGAGCCCATCCTGCAGAGCATCGAGAAGGCGCTGGACAGCAGGCAGGAGTACCAGACCGAGGTCTGCTTCTACAAGAAGAGTG GAGCTGCATTCTGGTGCCGGCTGGACATCATGCCCATCAAGAATGAAAAGGGGGAGGTGgtgctcttcctcttctccttcaaGGACATCACAgacagcaggggcaggagctACCCGGGTGACAAGAAGGAGG agaagcagaggagCGAGAAGCAGAGGAGCAAGAAGCCTGGGAACTCACACCTGCGGGCTGCACGGAGGCAGGGCCAGACCATGCTGCACCGGCTCAGCAGCCAATTTGTCCGGAGGGACCGTGGCGAGATGAAAATCAACCGT AACGTGTTTGAGAACAAGCCGTCCATCCCCGAGTACAAGGTGGCCTCAGTACAGAAGTCCCGCTTCATCCTGCTCCACTACAGCATCTTCAAGGCCCTCTGGGACTGGTTGATCCTGCTGGCCACCTTCTACGTGGCTATCACTGTCCCCTACAACGTCTGCTTCACGGGCACAGAGGACAGTCTGTCAGCTGCTCGCAGCACCATTGTCAGCGACATCGCTGTAGAGATGCTCTTCATCCTGG ATATCATCCTGAACTTCCGGACAACATACGTGAGCCAGTCGGGCCAGGTTGTGTATGACCCTCGCTCCATCTGCATCCATTATGTGGCCACCTGGTTCTTTGTGGATCTGATTGCTGCTCTGCCCTTCGATCTGCTCTACATCTTCAATGTGACTGTG ACCTCGCTGGTTCACCTGCTGAAGACGGTGCGGCTGCTGCGGCTGCTGcggctgctgcagaagctggaCCGGTACTCGCAGTACAGCGCCATGGTGCTGACGCTGCTCATGTCCATGTTCGCGCTGCTGGCGCACTGGATGGCCTGCATCTGGTACGTCATCGGCCGCAAGGAGCTGGAGAGCAACGACCCCCGCACCTGGGAGATTG GCTGGCTGCACGAGTTGGGCAAGAGGCTGGAGGCTCCCTACATCAACAATTCATTGGGGGGCCCCTCCATCCGCAGCGCCTACATCGCCTCCCTCTACTTCACCCTCAGCAGCCTGACCAGCGTGGGCTTCGGCAACGTCTGTGCCAACACTGACACTGAGAAGATCTTCTCCATCTGCACCATGCTCATTGGGG cactgaTGCACGCCGTTGTCTTCGGCAATGTCACGGCCATCATCCAGCGCATGTACTCCCGCCGCTCGCTCTACCACACCCGCATGAAGGACCTCAAGGACTTCATCCGCGTCCAtcacctgccccagcagctcaAGCAGAGGATGCTGGAGTACTTCCAGACCACCTGGTCGGTGAACAACGGCATCGATGCTAACGAG ctgctgcacgACTTCCCTGACGAGCTGCGCGCAGACGTGGCCATGCACCTCAACAAGGACATCCTGCAGCTGCCCATCTTTGAGACGGCCAGCCGGGGTTGCCTCCGCTCCCTCTCGCTCCACATCAAGACCTCATTCTGTGCCCCGGGGGAGTATCTGCTGCGCCAGGGTGACGCGTTGCAGGCCAACTACTTTGTCTGCTCCGGCTCCCTCGAGGTGCTGAAGGACAACGTGGTCCTGGCCATCCTGG GCAAAGGGGATTTGATTGGAGCCGACCTGTGCAGCACAGACCAGGTGATCAAGACCAATGCCGACGTGAAGGCACTGACCTACTGCGACCTGCAGCACATTGGGCTGCGAGGGCTCTGTGAAGTGCTGCAGCTCTATCCTGAGTACGCCAGCAAGTTTACAGCTGACATCCACCAGGACCTGACCTTCAACCTGCGGGAGGGCAGCGAGATGGAGGTGGGTGCGTGTCCTCCTTCGCAGGCCCCTTCCTGTCCTCATGGCCCCGGGGCTGCACATGGCAATGGAAGGGGAGTCTGTGCGCTCCCTGCTCACAGTCCCCAGACTCCAAGGCTGgggtgggggctgcagctctgccacctcGGCATGCAGGTATGTCcagtcctggctctgcacaaccCAGGGAATTTGCAGAGAAAGCATTTGCAATGCAGGAGGCTGAGGTAG